Proteins encoded in a region of the Oscillospiraceae bacterium MB24-C1 genome:
- the fliM gene encoding flagellar motor switch protein FliM: protein MPEILSQSQIDALLKGMSSGNIDVKPETPEKRIKEYDFYSPKKFTKEQLRNVDSIHENLARLLSSYFSGSMRINSEVNLLQVEEQRYYEFNNALPDTALIGLMELKPGDKNINDFTMMLDASSNLAFFMIDRLLGGVGSGVILNRDYTDIELGIMRNIFQKFSVYMQDAWRDYIDVDISLDTIETNPRLIQIYAPEDIVVIVSFEVKMQDVIGTINICIPAIGLEELMGSFVSKYSRISKNLSDDAKKEMAKKVIQRAIYASDLKINAVLDEVQMELEDILHLRVDDIIKLENAANGDVKILVDSQPWFYGKMGIVKTNKAIKVTRSYPPEALN from the coding sequence ATGCCCGAGATTCTCTCACAATCACAAATTGATGCGTTGCTCAAAGGAATGAGCAGTGGTAATATAGATGTCAAACCCGAGACCCCTGAAAAGCGGATTAAGGAATACGATTTCTATTCACCAAAAAAGTTTACAAAAGAACAGCTGCGCAACGTAGACAGCATTCACGAAAATCTCGCGCGGTTGCTGTCTTCCTACTTTTCAGGTTCGATGCGCATTAACAGCGAGGTAAACCTGTTACAGGTAGAAGAGCAGCGGTACTATGAATTTAACAACGCGCTACCCGACACAGCTCTAATAGGTTTGATGGAGCTCAAGCCAGGTGATAAAAACATCAATGACTTCACCATGATGTTGGACGCGTCCTCTAATCTGGCGTTTTTTATGATCGACCGCCTGCTGGGTGGAGTCGGAAGCGGCGTTATCTTGAACCGAGACTACACAGATATTGAACTAGGCATCATGCGCAATATCTTTCAGAAATTTTCAGTTTATATGCAGGATGCCTGGCGCGATTATATTGATGTCGATATCAGTTTAGATACCATTGAAACCAACCCGCGACTTATTCAGATTTATGCGCCGGAAGATATTGTCGTCATCGTATCTTTCGAGGTGAAAATGCAGGATGTTATCGGGACGATAAACATTTGCATTCCGGCGATCGGCTTGGAAGAGCTGATGGGTAGTTTTGTTTCAAAATATTCTCGCATTTCTAAAAACCTTTCGGACGACGCCAAGAAAGAGATGGCTAAAAAGGTGATTCAAAGGGCGATATATGCATCAGATCTTAAAATTAACGCAGTACTTGATGAGGTGCAGATGGAACTGGAGGATATATTGCATCTTCGTGTGGACGATATTATAAAGCTGGAAAACGCGGCAAACGGCGACGTTAAAATTCTAGTGGACAGCCAACCGTGGTTTTATGGCAAAATGGGTATCGTAAAAACCAATAAAGCAATTAAAGTTACTAGATCGTATCCACCCGAAGCTTTGAATTGA
- a CDS encoding response regulator, with the protein MDKKIMIVDDAAFMRMMIKNSLTGNGYTNLIEAADGQIAFETYKTEKPDLVIMDITMPNMDGIQSLQAIKAYDPNAMIVMCSAMGQEAMVVDAIRFGALDFIVKPFKPDRILQTVKKILG; encoded by the coding sequence ATGGACAAGAAAATTATGATCGTCGACGATGCGGCTTTTATGAGAATGATGATTAAGAACAGCCTCACTGGTAACGGCTACACCAACCTGATTGAGGCGGCGGACGGGCAAATTGCTTTTGAAACTTATAAAACCGAAAAACCCGATCTTGTCATCATGGACATTACCATGCCAAATATGGACGGCATACAATCTCTTCAGGCTATCAAAGCCTATGATCCTAACGCTATGATTGTTATGTGCAGTGCCATGGGGCAGGAGGCTATGGTTGTCGATGCGATTCGTTTTGGCGCGCTGGACTTTATCGTCAAGCCCTTTAAGCCCGATCGTATTCTTCAAACGGTTAAGAAAATTCTTGGCTAA
- a CDS encoding flagellar biosynthetic protein FliO, which produces MERLEAFSVFFSVFLTLAFVLFLAWFFLRWIGGHALIQSNFKHIKILDRVVIDREKYLLLVSAGDKTLLIAMSAGAIETICEFGPQQQALFNAMPESEQSFSAVIKQMLPKKNSSSAKGGDGL; this is translated from the coding sequence ATGGAAAGGTTAGAGGCGTTTTCGGTATTTTTTTCTGTTTTTCTCACCTTGGCATTTGTTTTGTTTTTGGCGTGGTTCTTTTTGCGTTGGATTGGCGGACATGCCCTCATCCAAAGTAATTTTAAACACATCAAAATTCTCGACCGGGTGGTTATAGACCGAGAAAAATATTTACTGCTCGTCTCAGCTGGAGACAAGACCCTGCTCATTGCCATGAGCGCTGGTGCCATCGAGACTATCTGTGAATTTGGCCCGCAGCAGCAGGCGCTCTTTAATGCCATGCCTGAATCTGAGCAAAGCTTTTCTGCAGTGATCAAGCAGATGCTGCCCAAGAAAAACAGTTCATCCGCCAAAGGGGGAGATGGTTTATGA
- the fliP gene encoding flagellar type III secretion system pore protein FliP (The bacterial flagellar biogenesis protein FliP forms a type III secretion system (T3SS)-type pore required for flagellar assembly.), with the protein MGMLDLIFLFVLISLIPSILLMMTSFTRIIIVLSFMRNALGTQQSPPNQVLVGLALFLTLFIMAPTFEEIKTTAYDPYKSGSYTVTEAVDAAQLPLKRFMLGQTTPKALNLYLSISGSELPKVESEESLESLTRLSLFVVVPAFITSELERAFLIGFLLYLPFLIIDIVVSSVLMSMGMVMLPPATISLPFKILLFVLVDGWSLLLGTLVQGFS; encoded by the coding sequence ATGGGTATGCTGGATCTGATATTCCTTTTTGTTTTAATTTCGCTTATTCCAAGCATTTTACTTATGATGACCAGTTTTACTCGCATCATTATTGTGCTTTCGTTTATGCGCAACGCGCTCGGTACGCAGCAGTCGCCGCCCAATCAGGTTTTAGTAGGCCTCGCGCTATTTTTAACACTGTTTATCATGGCCCCCACTTTTGAGGAGATTAAAACCACTGCCTACGACCCTTATAAGTCCGGTAGCTATACCGTGACCGAGGCGGTGGATGCAGCACAACTACCCCTGAAGCGGTTTATGCTGGGGCAGACAACACCCAAAGCGCTTAACCTTTATTTAAGCATCTCCGGCAGCGAGCTTCCAAAAGTGGAATCGGAAGAGAGTCTGGAAAGTCTGACCCGTTTGAGCCTTTTTGTTGTTGTTCCTGCTTTTATCACCAGTGAACTGGAACGCGCCTTTTTGATCGGCTTTCTTCTTTACCTTCCCTTTTTAATTATCGATATTGTCGTCTCCAGCGTGCTTATGTCGATGGGTATGGTTATGCTGCCGCCCGCCACTATTTCGCTGCCATTTAAGATTTTGCTGTTTGTGCTGGTGGATGGCTGGAGTTTGCTGCTTGGAACGCTTGTGCAGGGATTCTCATGA
- a CDS encoding motility protein A: MAKGKSAKQKGNKSSSFDILTLVGLVGALLLILFGIVFVEAPKPGDANYDEAMEAYNVTGPFAMSRFGGFVNYSSLAITFGGTIAALMVSFPASSFKKIPRHLKIAFFPTIYDSQSYITQIVEFAKEARSKGLLSLEDKLQGASDPFLKSSLMLVVDSVEPEKVHALLDAELGHLEDRHAQACAFYEKGAAYAPGFGMIGTLIGLVNMLADMSDAAAIGPAMATALLTTLYGSMMGNIFFNPIANKLRVRHDEEFLCKILICEGVEAIQAGENPRFIEEKLQMLVLQEKKKEKKGKKGNRDADESAE, from the coding sequence GTGGCTAAAGGAAAATCAGCGAAGCAAAAAGGAAACAAAAGTAGCTCCTTTGATATTTTGACATTGGTTGGTCTCGTTGGGGCTCTTTTACTTATCTTGTTTGGTATCGTCTTTGTTGAGGCACCCAAGCCGGGCGACGCCAATTATGATGAGGCAATGGAAGCCTATAACGTCACAGGCCCTTTTGCAATGAGCAGGTTCGGTGGCTTTGTTAACTATTCCAGTCTTGCGATCACGTTTGGCGGCACTATTGCAGCCTTGATGGTCTCTTTTCCTGCCTCTTCCTTTAAAAAGATTCCCCGTCACTTAAAAATAGCGTTTTTTCCTACCATTTATGATTCCCAAAGCTACATAACACAAATCGTGGAATTCGCTAAAGAGGCCCGTTCAAAAGGTCTTTTGTCTCTGGAGGACAAGCTTCAAGGGGCATCTGACCCCTTTTTGAAAAGCAGTTTGATGCTTGTGGTCGATTCAGTCGAGCCGGAAAAGGTTCACGCCCTGTTGGACGCTGAGCTCGGCCACCTTGAGGATCGTCACGCACAGGCCTGCGCTTTTTATGAAAAGGGTGCTGCTTACGCACCGGGCTTTGGCATGATCGGTACTCTGATTGGCCTGGTGAACATGTTGGCCGACATGTCTGATGCTGCCGCTATCGGCCCCGCCATGGCAACAGCACTGTTGACGACACTGTATGGTAGTATGATGGGCAACATTTTTTTCAACCCCATTGCGAACAAGTTGCGCGTCCGTCATGACGAAGAGTTTTTATGTAAAATTCTGATTTGTGAAGGTGTTGAGGCCATTCAGGCTGGTGAAAACCCCCGCTTTATTGAAGAAAAACTTCAAATGTTGGTGCTACAGGAAAAGAAAAAGGAAAAGAAGGGCAAAAAGGGCAATCGGGACGCTGATGAATCAGCTGAATAA
- the fliQ gene encoding flagellar biosynthesis protein FliQ: MTQDQIMDIFTQALLVALKLAAPLLITSILIGLVVAIFQAATQIHEQTLTFVPKLIIIAFMMLFTGHWMISTMLDFVHWLFSLILLI; the protein is encoded by the coding sequence TTGACGCAGGACCAAATCATGGATATTTTTACACAGGCTCTGCTGGTTGCGCTCAAGCTGGCGGCTCCCCTGCTAATTACCAGTATTCTTATCGGCCTTGTGGTGGCCATCTTTCAGGCCGCCACCCAGATTCACGAGCAAACACTCACCTTTGTACCAAAGCTGATCATCATTGCCTTTATGATGCTTTTCACTGGGCACTGGATGATTAGTACCATGCTAGATTTTGTACACTGGCTGTTCAGTCTTATTCTTTTGATATGA
- the flhA gene encoding flagellar biosynthesis protein FlhA: protein MKNTNNIFNNIVAVFIVAIILLLIIPLPTALLDMMFIINLTISFVILLTTMYIKEPLEFSIFPSLLLITTVFRMALTISSTRLILSNNGYAGKVIETFGKFVIRGNVVIGLVIFLIIVIVQFMVITKGSERVAEVAARFTLDAMPGKQMAIDADLNSGLIDESQARHRREKIQRESDFFGSMDGATKFVKGDAIVSIVVTIINLLGGILMGFMNQVGTFGQIMSVYSTATVGDGLMSQIPALLISMATGMIVTRSASESNLNIEVVKQFLSQPVVLILSGCVMFSLSFIGFPPLQIVLVSVILISTGTIILRKQKTALITANAAATATPTEEVASEASFYKNIDNVYGLLNVEPIELEFGYSLIPLVDEASGGSFIDRVVMFRKQFAIEMGMVIPSVRLKDSGQLNPNQYSIKFKGERIAIGDVLIDHYLALAPDNKVQSIDGIDTIEPAFGIPAKWISLDKKIKAELAGYTLIDPTSVIITHLSEVIRQHAYELLTRQEVNNLLANLRKTNETIINDIIPGIVSVSTLQKVLCNLLREGVPIRDLETILEVLGDYGASIKDADMLTEYVRQSLKRTISHQFAEAEQLKVITLDAKIENMIMGAVKKLDTGSYLALDPATIQSIISASGVQIDKIRELVPHSVILTSPIVRMYYKKLIDQFYPNVIVLSFSEIDSTVQIQALGNITIS from the coding sequence TTGAAAAATACAAACAACATCTTTAACAACATTGTAGCGGTATTTATTGTCGCTATCATCTTGTTGCTGATTATCCCGTTGCCCACGGCGCTGCTGGATATGATGTTTATTATAAACCTTACTATTTCCTTTGTGATCCTGCTCACTACCATGTACATTAAAGAGCCATTGGAGTTTTCTATTTTTCCATCGCTACTCTTGATTACCACCGTATTTCGCATGGCGCTGACTATTTCATCCACCCGCCTGATTTTAAGTAACAACGGCTATGCAGGCAAAGTTATTGAAACCTTTGGTAAGTTTGTTATCCGCGGAAATGTTGTCATCGGTCTTGTGATCTTTTTGATTATCGTCATCGTTCAATTTATGGTTATCACCAAGGGCTCTGAGCGCGTGGCCGAGGTTGCTGCACGCTTTACACTCGACGCGATGCCTGGCAAACAGATGGCGATTGATGCCGACTTAAACTCCGGTCTGATAGACGAATCGCAAGCACGTCACCGCCGTGAAAAGATACAGCGCGAATCTGACTTTTTCGGCTCTATGGACGGTGCTACCAAGTTTGTTAAAGGCGACGCCATTGTCTCAATTGTCGTCACCATTATCAATTTGTTGGGCGGTATTCTCATGGGCTTTATGAACCAGGTAGGTACCTTTGGTCAGATTATGTCGGTATATTCCACCGCTACGGTTGGCGACGGCCTGATGTCTCAGATACCCGCGCTTTTAATCAGTATGGCGACCGGTATGATCGTTACCCGTTCGGCGTCTGAATCCAACCTTAATATTGAGGTGGTTAAGCAGTTTTTATCACAGCCTGTTGTGCTTATTCTGTCCGGCTGTGTCATGTTCTCGCTCTCCTTTATCGGCTTCCCGCCGTTGCAGATTGTCCTTGTGTCTGTTATACTGATATCAACAGGTACCATTATTTTACGGAAGCAAAAAACTGCGCTTATTACGGCGAATGCCGCAGCCACCGCCACCCCCACCGAGGAGGTTGCAAGCGAGGCTTCGTTTTATAAAAACATCGATAATGTCTACGGCTTACTTAACGTCGAACCGATTGAGCTGGAGTTCGGTTACAGCTTGATTCCACTGGTGGATGAAGCCAGCGGTGGTAGTTTTATCGACCGTGTAGTCATGTTCCGAAAGCAGTTCGCCATTGAAATGGGCATGGTTATCCCCTCGGTTCGCTTAAAAGACAGCGGCCAGTTAAACCCCAACCAGTACAGCATCAAGTTTAAAGGCGAACGCATTGCCATAGGTGATGTTTTGATCGACCACTACCTTGCACTTGCGCCTGACAACAAAGTGCAATCCATAGACGGTATTGATACTATTGAACCTGCGTTTGGCATTCCGGCCAAGTGGATCAGCCTAGATAAAAAGATCAAGGCCGAACTTGCGGGTTATACACTGATTGATCCTACTTCGGTAATTATTACCCACCTTTCTGAGGTGATTCGCCAGCACGCATATGAGCTGCTGACCCGTCAGGAAGTCAACAACCTGCTAGCCAATCTTAGAAAGACCAACGAGACTATCATCAACGATATTATCCCCGGCATCGTCAGCGTCTCCACTCTGCAAAAGGTGTTATGCAACCTGCTGCGCGAGGGTGTTCCAATCCGGGATTTGGAGACGATTCTCGAGGTTCTCGGTGATTACGGCGCTTCCATCAAGGACGCGGATATGCTGACCGAATATGTTCGGCAGTCTCTAAAGCGTACCATTTCACATCAGTTTGCAGAGGCTGAACAGCTTAAAGTCATCACGCTCGACGCTAAAATTGAGAACATGATTATGGGCGCGGTAAAAAAGCTTGACACCGGATCATACCTGGCATTAGACCCCGCGACCATACAGTCCATTATTTCGGCTTCCGGCGTGCAGATTGACAAGATACGCGAACTGGTTCCCCACTCGGTTATTCTGACATCACCGATTGTGCGCATGTACTACAAAAAGCTGATTGACCAATTTTATCCCAATGTCATCGTGCTTTCGTTCAGTGAAATCGACAGCACTGTTCAGATACAGGCTCTTGGTAATATAACGATTTCCTGA
- the flhB gene encoding flagellar biosynthesis protein FlhB, with translation MPGEKTEKATSKRKQDERKKGNIFKSTDLITAFSLLITFYSLKLLGPFILQTTQTIIRQYFIAAGTQKAITDADTRIFLIDAYRVIGLTALPLLLISGLTAIVLTMAQTRMLVTTESIKFKFSHLNPISGIKKMFSLRSFVELIKAGAKITILLYIVYQKLLDFLPKFRTFVDMEITESLSVFSDIIMSIVLTAGVVFLLLGVLDYAYQWWEYEKNLRMSKQEIKEEYKHTEGDPLIKSRIRELQRKQAMSRMMQNVPTADVVIRNPTHYAVAIAYDPDHDRAPIVLAKGADLVALRIVAIAEEHKVTTLENKPLARGLFDAVDLGREIPEQFYQPVAEVLAFVYSLKEKDLK, from the coding sequence ATGCCCGGCGAAAAGACCGAAAAAGCAACATCAAAGCGAAAGCAGGACGAACGAAAGAAAGGTAACATCTTTAAAAGTACCGATCTAATTACAGCGTTTTCGCTACTCATCACCTTTTATTCACTTAAATTATTAGGACCTTTTATTCTCCAGACGACGCAGACCATCATCCGGCAGTATTTTATCGCTGCTGGTACTCAAAAAGCTATTACCGATGCAGATACACGCATCTTTTTAATAGACGCCTATCGCGTTATTGGGTTGACCGCATTACCGCTACTTTTGATAAGTGGTCTAACGGCCATTGTTTTGACGATGGCGCAGACACGCATGCTGGTCACCACCGAAAGCATTAAGTTTAAGTTCAGCCATCTAAACCCCATCAGTGGCATCAAAAAAATGTTTTCGCTTCGCAGCTTTGTCGAGCTTATCAAGGCCGGGGCAAAAATAACTATTTTGCTTTATATTGTTTATCAGAAGCTTCTGGATTTTCTGCCAAAATTCCGCACCTTTGTCGATATGGAAATCACCGAGTCACTCAGCGTATTCAGTGATATTATCATGTCTATCGTCCTGACCGCCGGCGTCGTGTTTTTATTGCTTGGCGTACTGGACTATGCCTATCAGTGGTGGGAATACGAAAAGAACCTACGTATGAGCAAGCAGGAAATTAAGGAAGAGTATAAACACACCGAAGGTGACCCGCTCATCAAGAGTCGAATTCGAGAGTTGCAGCGTAAGCAGGCCATGAGCCGCATGATGCAAAATGTACCCACGGCAGATGTCGTTATCCGTAACCCGACGCACTATGCCGTTGCCATTGCGTATGACCCCGACCACGACCGTGCGCCAATTGTGTTGGCAAAGGGCGCTGACCTGGTGGCGCTGCGTATTGTGGCCATCGCCGAAGAGCACAAGGTGACAACGCTTGAGAACAAACCTCTTGCACGTGGCCTTTTTGATGCGGTCGACCTGGGCCGCGAAATCCCCGAACAATTTTACCAGCCGGTAGCTGAGGTGCTTGCCTTTGTTTACAGTCTGAAAGAGAAGGATTTGAAATAG
- a CDS encoding flagellar biosynthetic protein FliR, with amino-acid sequence MTIQLQGLNVYLLVFARMSGFIFFNPLLGRKNIPSQVRAGLVLLLTMLIAPVLQAPEFTYDSVDMLLSLFRELSMGFVCGFVYQIFYYLLLFIGDWMDTEFGMAMAKVFDPATNIQVSLTGSLLTILFALYIFATDSHLVIIQIFALSFKIVPVGAINLSPEAFQFVLQLFVDVFSLVLRLLLPFTVVEFSLQVVLGIMMKLVPQIHVFVINFQLKQGLGLTMLFLMGPVIASFLNNYIVIMLENINRALLTLA; translated from the coding sequence GTGACAATACAGCTTCAGGGACTCAATGTCTATCTGTTGGTATTCGCCCGAATGTCAGGTTTTATTTTCTTTAATCCACTATTGGGGCGAAAAAATATTCCGTCTCAAGTCAGAGCCGGGCTTGTGCTGCTTCTCACTATGTTGATCGCGCCGGTGCTGCAAGCACCCGAGTTTACATATGACAGCGTAGACATGCTGTTATCGCTGTTTCGAGAGTTATCAATGGGCTTTGTTTGCGGCTTTGTCTACCAAATCTTCTACTATCTGTTGCTATTTATCGGCGATTGGATGGACACCGAATTTGGTATGGCCATGGCGAAGGTATTTGACCCCGCGACCAATATTCAGGTTTCACTCACCGGCAGTCTGCTTACAATCTTGTTTGCACTTTACATCTTTGCGACGGATAGTCACCTTGTAATAATTCAGATTTTTGCGCTATCCTTTAAAATCGTTCCTGTTGGTGCGATTAACCTTTCTCCCGAGGCTTTTCAGTTTGTGCTTCAGCTCTTTGTCGACGTTTTTTCACTGGTGTTGCGGTTGCTGTTGCCATTCACCGTTGTGGAGTTTTCGTTACAGGTCGTCTTGGGGATCATGATGAAGCTGGTGCCTCAGATCCATGTTTTTGTCATCAACTTTCAGCTCAAGCAGGGCCTGGGGCTCACAATGCTGTTTTTAATGGGTCCTGTAATCGCTTCTTTTTTAAATAATTATATTGTTATTATGCTTGAAAATATTAACCGGGCGCTGTTGACTCTCGCCTGA
- a CDS encoding flagellar hook-basal body complex protein: protein MNRSLYSGVSGLKAHQTRMDVIGNNISNVNTYGFKASRVTFRDVYYQAINAGSAGSSTSGGTNPGAIGYGTQVGSVDLLMGQSSFTMTDSSMDLAIDGEGFFQVQDADGNKFYTRSGSLTFDSAGNLVDSQGNFVLGISGDPLGKSTGSNLIQLSLPSVTPSGSSVSTTINDVIYTLSTSNYTAAGNISMQLIQGTGMTDGVKATAQVGTNGIVVTLNANESFSSLDDLNTAINDAIETYMQDSTGASHPAGNFTISMNPADAGNWPLTGEDICSTDFALQSGEATDWPATTIGGGFSPTGTTGSTFGSAFSTGANALEAFNVEYDSTAETMTVTMTINGESYTGVVDSSKTEAGTMKLTNGSSSSDYIIMNRPGYSAIVNAMKDANSALVDGSGNLTDGTWDTLSTAGVTPGDTTFTAAAPSDALGLSGSKMVLSGGTEGGAQGIESLTGVAVSADGSIIATHAQLGEVVVGQINLVTFANPEGLVQSSGTYFTTSANSGEMSYCQPGTSGSGKLVSGSLELSNVDLSKEFSDMITTQRGYQACSRLITVSDEMLEELVNLKR, encoded by the coding sequence ATGAACAGATCCCTATACTCCGGCGTTTCTGGTTTAAAAGCGCACCAGACGCGCATGGACGTTATCGGTAACAACATTTCCAACGTTAATACATACGGCTTTAAAGCAAGCCGCGTCACCTTCCGAGATGTCTATTATCAAGCTATCAATGCGGGCAGCGCGGGGTCTTCAACCTCGGGCGGAACCAACCCGGGCGCAATCGGTTACGGTACTCAGGTGGGCTCGGTTGACCTGCTGATGGGACAATCTTCTTTCACCATGACCGACAGCTCGATGGATTTGGCCATCGACGGCGAGGGCTTTTTCCAGGTTCAGGACGCTGATGGAAACAAATTTTACACCCGCTCTGGTTCACTGACCTTTGACTCGGCCGGCAACCTTGTAGATTCACAGGGCAATTTTGTGCTCGGCATCTCAGGTGACCCGCTCGGTAAATCTACTGGCAGTAACCTAATTCAGTTGAGCCTTCCTTCGGTTACGCCGTCGGGTTCCTCTGTTTCTACCACCATCAACGATGTCATATATACCCTTTCTACCTCAAATTACACTGCCGCCGGCAATATCTCCATGCAGCTTATTCAGGGCACCGGTATGACCGACGGCGTTAAGGCAACCGCCCAGGTGGGCACAAATGGTATTGTTGTAACGTTAAACGCCAACGAAAGCTTTTCTTCGCTGGATGATTTAAACACCGCCATTAACGACGCCATCGAAACTTATATGCAGGATAGCACCGGCGCAAGCCATCCCGCTGGCAATTTCACCATTTCGATGAACCCCGCCGACGCTGGGAACTGGCCGTTGACTGGTGAAGACATCTGCTCAACTGATTTTGCGTTGCAGTCTGGTGAGGCGACCGACTGGCCTGCTACGACCATTGGCGGCGGATTTTCGCCTACCGGCACCACCGGCAGCACTTTCGGTAGCGCTTTTTCAACGGGGGCCAACGCACTTGAGGCCTTTAATGTTGAGTATGATTCAACGGCCGAAACCATGACCGTCACCATGACGATCAACGGTGAGTCTTATACTGGTGTTGTCGATTCTAGCAAAACCGAAGCCGGCACCATGAAGCTGACCAACGGTTCAAGCTCCTCAGATTACATTATCATGAACCGTCCGGGCTATTCGGCGATTGTCAACGCCATGAAGGACGCCAACTCCGCTTTGGTCGACGGGAGCGGAAACCTGACCGATGGCACTTGGGATACGTTGAGCACCGCCGGTGTAACACCAGGCGACACCACCTTTACCGCTGCGGCTCCCAGCGATGCACTTGGCCTTTCGGGCAGTAAAATGGTTCTTTCAGGCGGCACCGAGGGCGGCGCACAGGGTATTGAAAGCCTGACCGGTGTGGCTGTGAGCGCCGACGGCTCCATTATTGCCACCCACGCACAGCTCGGCGAGGTTGTTGTCGGTCAAATTAACCTTGTCACCTTTGCCAACCCTGAGGGCTTGGTACAGTCAAGTGGTACCTACTTTACCACCTCAGCCAACAGCGGAGAAATGAGTTATTGCCAGCCTGGAACCAGTGGTTCGGGTAAATTGGTTTCCGGCTCACTTGAGCTTTCAAACGTTGACCTTTCAAAAGAATTCTCTGACATGATCACAACCCAGCGCGGCTATCAGGCTTGTTCTCGTCTGATAACTGTCTCGGATGAGATGCTCGAAGAGCTGGTCAACCTAAAACGGTAA
- a CDS encoding flagellar FlbD family protein, producing the protein MIILTKLNGVEFILNCDHIETIQESPDTTIHLTNGKIYIVRESMRQVVELTTAYRRSIFSKLYNRGDFGG; encoded by the coding sequence ATGATTATACTGACAAAGCTCAACGGCGTCGAGTTTATATTAAACTGCGACCACATCGAAACGATTCAAGAAAGCCCCGATACTACCATACATCTCACCAACGGCAAGATATATATCGTTCGTGAAAGTATGCGACAGGTAGTGGAACTGACCACCGCTTACCGAAGAAGTATTTTTAGCAAGTTATATAACCGAGGTGATTTTGGTGGCTAA
- a CDS encoding flagellar motor protein MotB, protein MARRKKRPDGGSGYNWMDTYGDMVTLLLTFFIMLFSMSTVNEEKWEILVRAFSKNPDAATAQIILVQEGEGDDIAPANGVTQNIGDKVTDNELPTDLNQLYEYLKQYVEENQMTASVSISKDSANNVYIRFDNNIFFSGDSYTLRQESFPILDFLGDCLKNVEDQIFVTRVNGHTAAIPGAENYHISDWTLSGERASQVVIYFEENSDLDPKKLMCNGYGKNYPIESNDTPEGRAKNRRVEIMVLGNSFDKNNPEDLYSILSHLVSAELFEDNSSNTEILNSDKKLFDENTPSISMPADDITANSSPDNT, encoded by the coding sequence GTGGCCCGGCGAAAGAAGCGCCCCGATGGGGGCAGTGGTTATAACTGGATGGACACCTACGGCGACATGGTAACCCTACTTTTAACCTTTTTTATCATGTTGTTCAGTATGTCCACCGTCAACGAAGAAAAGTGGGAAATCTTAGTCCGCGCCTTTTCAAAAAATCCTGATGCCGCCACAGCCCAGATAATTCTGGTTCAGGAGGGCGAAGGTGACGATATTGCACCAGCAAACGGTGTAACTCAAAATATTGGTGACAAAGTAACTGACAATGAACTTCCCACCGATCTCAATCAACTTTACGAATATCTTAAACAGTATGTTGAAGAAAACCAGATGACTGCATCGGTCTCCATCTCCAAGGATTCTGCCAATAATGTCTACATTCGGTTTGATAACAACATATTCTTTTCTGGCGACAGCTACACGCTGCGTCAAGAAAGTTTCCCTATTCTCGATTTTTTGGGCGATTGCTTAAAGAACGTTGAGGACCAGATTTTTGTTACGCGTGTCAATGGCCATACCGCTGCTATTCCGGGTGCCGAAAACTATCATATTAGCGATTGGACGCTTTCAGGAGAACGCGCCAGCCAAGTGGTCATTTATTTTGAAGAAAATTCTGATCTTGACCCTAAAAAGTTAATGTGCAATGGTTACGGAAAAAACTACCCAATTGAAAGCAACGATACCCCTGAAGGGCGCGCTAAAAACAGGCGCGTGGAAATTATGGTGCTGGGCAACTCGTTTGATAAAAACAACCCGGAAGATCTTTATTCCATACTCTCTCACTTGGTCAGCGCCGAACTTTTTGAGGACAACAGCAGTAATACCGAGATTCTAAACTCGGATAAGAAGCTCTTTGATGAAAACACACCCTCCATTTCTATGCCGGCGGATGATATTACGGCCAACTCCAGCCCCGATAATACATGA